From a single Brassica napus cultivar Da-Ae chromosome C9, Da-Ae, whole genome shotgun sequence genomic region:
- the LOC106422141 gene encoding deaminated glutathione amidase, chloroplastic/cytosolic, translating to MNTCFASVDLTKASLSTQIPMATVKKTVRVAAAQMTSVNDMMANFNTCSRLVQEAASAGAKLICFPENFSYMGEKSGDSVKIAESLDGPVMQRYCSLARDTNMWLSLGGFQERFDDTHLYNTHVVIDDTGMIQSTYQKMHLFDVDVPGGSSYEESSFTVPGKNIVSVDSPVGRLGLTVCYDLRFPKIYQQLRFDQKAQVILVPSAFTTVTGDAHWEILLRSRAIETQCYVIAASQAGKHNEKRESYGDTLIIDPWGSVVGRLPDRFSTGITVADIDFSLLESVRTKMPIDKQRVSIDL from the exons ATGAACACTTGCTTTGCTTCTGTCGACTTGACCAAAGCTTCTCTGTCTACCCAAATTCCAATGGCTACCGTCAAGAAGACGGTTCGCGTCGCCGCTGCTCAGATGACATCCGTCAATGATATGATGGCGAATTTCAACACCTGCTCTCGTCTCGTTCAA GAAGCAGCATCGGCTGGTGCTAAGCTGATTTGCTTCCCTGAGAACTTCTCCTATATGGGCGAGAAATCAGGAGACAGTGTGAAAATCGCTGAATCATTAGACGGGCCAGTCATGCAACGGTATTGCTCTCTCGCCAG GGACACAAATATGTGGTTGTCTCTTGGAGGCTTCCAAGAAAGATTTGATGATACCCATTTGTATAATACACATGTCGTGATCGATGATACTGGGATGATACAAAGCACTTATCAGAAAATGcattt GTTTGATGTTGATGTTCCTGGTGGAAGCTCATACGAAGAAAGCAGCTTTACGGTTCCAG GGAAGAATATTGTTTCCGTAGACAGTCCTGTTGGGCGCTTAGGCCTTACTGTGTGCTACGATTTGAGGTTTCCTAAGATTTATCAGCAACTGAGATTCGACCAGAAAGCTCAG GTTATACTGGTACCATCAGCTTTCACCACGGTCACTGGGGATGCACACTGGGAGATTCTTCTCCGATCCCGAGCTATTGAAACACAATGTTAT GTAATAGCTGCTTCTCAAGCTGGAAAACATAATGAGAAAAGAGAAAGTTATGGGGACACACTGATCATTGATCCGTGGGGATCTGTGGTTGGAAGATTACCTG ATCGTTTTTCCACTGGCATTACCGTGGCAGATATCGATTTTTCGCTGCTTGAGTCAGTGAGAACTAAAATGCCAATTGATAAG CAACGTGTCTCCATAGATCTCTAA
- the LOC106422100 gene encoding uncharacterized protein LOC106422100, protein MPCSHAIATALKANVKVEGLVGDLYTINYLKAAYAEHVLPPVELGSGHRLADDVASITLNPPATRRPPGRPRKKRFFSRGEVKMKKIPRRYCSRCKGLEHNRATCKQAI, encoded by the exons ATGCCATGTTCCCATGCAATTGCGACGGCGTTGAAAGCTAACGTTAAGGTGGAGGGATTAGTTGGTGATCTGTACACTATCAATTATCTGAAGGCAGCGTATGCAGAACATGTTTTACCGCCTGTTGAGTTGGGCAGCGGTCATAGGTTGGCTGATGATGTTGCTTCAATTACTCTCAACCCACCAGCTACGAGACGACCACCAGGGAGACCAAGAAAGAAGAGATTCTTCTCGCGTGGAGAAGTTAAG ATGAAGAAGATACCCAGAAGGTATTGCAGCCGTTGCAAGGGGCTAGAGCATAATCGTGCAACATGCAAGCAAGCAATATAA
- the LOC125593190 gene encoding peroxidase 37 — protein MRSSSSSSFDSTTLIKLGFLLIHVSLSHAQLSPSFYDKTCPQVFDIATNTIVNALRTDPRIAASILRLHFHDCFVNGCDASILLDNTTSFRTEKDAFGNANSARGFDVIDRMKAAVEKACPKTVSCADLLAIAAQKSVVLAGGPSWKVAGGRRDSLKGFMDLANKNLPAPNFTLKQLKDSFKNVGLDRPSDLVALSGGHTFGKNQCRFIMDRLYNFSESGSPDPTLDKSYLSTLRKQCPRNGNQSILVDFDLRTPTVFDNKYYVNLKENKGLIQSDQELFSSRDASDTIPLVRAYADGQDKFFNAFVEAMKRMGSLSPLTGKQGEIRLNCRVVNSKSKIMDMVDDNEFVSYM, from the exons ATGCgttcctcttcatcttcttcattcgACTCGACAACCCTAATAAAATTGGGATTTCTTCTTATTCACGTATCATTGTCTCATGCTCAACTAAGCCCTTCCTTTTACGATAAAACATGTCCTCAAGTCTTTGACATTGCAACTAATACCATCGTCAATGCGTTGAGAACAGACCCTCGTATTGCAGCGAGCATACTTCGTCTTCACTTCCACGACTGCTTTGTTAAT GGATGTGATGCATCGATATTGTTAGACAACACAACATCGTTTAGGACGGAGAAAGACGCGTTTGGGAACGCAAATTCAGCTCGTGGCTTCGATGTGATCGATAGGATGAAGGCTGCCGTAGAGAAAGCATGTCCTAAAACCGTTTCTTGTGCTGATTTGCTCGCCATCGCAGCTCAAAAGTCTGTCGTTTTG GCTGGAGGTCCTTCATGGAAGGTTGCAGGTGGAAGAAGAGACAGTTTAAAAGGCTTTATGGATCTTGCAAATAAGAATCTTCCAGCTCCAAATTTTACCCTTAAACAACTCAAGGATAGCTTCAAAAATGTTGGACTTGACCGTCCTTCTGATCTTGTTGCGCTTTCTG GTGGTCACACTTTTGGTAAAAACCAATGCCGATTCATAATGGACAGACTTTACAACTTCAGCGAGTCTGGTTCACCCGATCCAACCCTTGATAAATCTTACCTCAGTACGCTTAGAAAGCAATGTCCCCGCAATGGAAACCAAAGTATCTTGGTAGATTTTGATTTACGTACGCCAACAGTTTTTGATAACAAGTATTATGTGAATCTGAAAGAGAACAAAGGTCTTATCCAGAGCGACCAAGAGTTGTTCTCAAGCCGTGATGCTTCAGACACTATCCCCTTAGTCCGAGCCTACGCTGATGGTCAAGATAAATTTTTCAATGCGTTCGTGGAGGCAATGAAAAGGATGGGAAGCCTATCACCTTTAACAGGGAAACAAGGAGAAATTAGATTGAACTGTAGGGTGGTGAATTCGAAATCTAAGATCATGGATATGGTAGATGATAATGAATTTGTCAGCTATATGTGA
- the LOC106422101 gene encoding uncharacterized protein LOC106422101, whose product MVSLIRDGAHFTKKLFIGGATSADVERMREEAEAEALAKKKKKRKTPCQTIPTPTQAPVDAELIASLVQAKIKRQIDRVEGKVDDLRESFDQLQENGFKTILDSIASLSSQSHSRSVEDNPMADAPVADSNGQPQTRQPNPNGLAEATEYINFVVASVQNTHGDTTAGGSRTQTTIPEPQRATSRGYADMVNEDTNINQKTSGEDDANGQGHVEEQNVARLNLLRDFQLSEAESGDERVSAEDDEPNVDNEAPPIVTEDHQPDAAIPIRKSTRLKAVTKSLVGVYECDNLIQNRFREAQLGAISWLHVVISVHRQTYLSITIGGISVSNKGIIDIADRSRAPSFKMIDVLMHHSHVVTSHQPNPRDSCCFPDSKFVSILS is encoded by the exons ATGGTGAGCCTCATCAGAGACGGTGCCCACTTTACAAAGAAGTTGTTCATAGGGGGAGCTACCTCTGCTGACGTAGAGCGCATGAGAGAGGAGGCTGAGGCTGAAGCActagcaaaaaagaaaaagaagaggaaaaccCCCTGCCAAACGATACCAACACCAACACAAGCGCCCGTTGATGCAGAGCTCATTGCCTCACTTGTACAAGCTAAGATCAAAAGGCAAATTGATAGGGTCGAAGGCAAGGTCGATGACCTACGGGAATCATTTGATCAGTTGCAAGAG AACGGCTTTAAGACGATACTAGACTCCATTGCATCTTTATCCTCTCAGTCTCATTCGCGCTCAGTGGAAGACAACCCAATGGCTGACGCACCCGTAGCCGACTCCAATGGTCAGCCACAAACGAGACAGCCTAATCCTAATGGTCTAGCAGAGGCGACAGAGTACATAAACTTTGTTGTAGCGAGTGTCCAGAATACTCACGGAGACACAACCGCAGGG GGATCACGTACTCAGACCACCATCCCCGAGCCGCAACGCGCCACATCCCGTGGTTATGCTGATATGGTCAATGAGGACACAAATATCAACCAAAAGACATCGGGAGAAGACGATGCCAATGGCCAGGGGCATGTTGAAGAGCAAAACGTTGCGAGGCTGAATCTTCTGCGA GATTTTCAGCTATCAGAAGCTGAATCAGGAGACGAACGCGTGTCTGCAGAAGACGACGAGCCCAACGTGGACAACGAAGCTCCACCGATTGTTACAGAAGACCATCAGCCTGACGCCGCCATACCAATTCGGAAAAGCACCCGTCTGAAGGCAGTCACGAAGTCATTGGTTGGTGTGTACGAATGTGACAATCTTATTCAAAATAGGTTCCGGGAAGCACAACTTGGTGCCATCAGCTGGCTACATGTAGTAATATCCGTTCACCGTCAAACCTATTT GTCTATTACTATAGGTGGCATTTCAGTCAGCAACAAAGGCATCATAGATATCGCTGACAGGAGCCGAGCACCCTCGTTCAAG ATGATCGATGTACTGATGCATCACTCTCATGTTGTCACCTCACACCAGCCAAATCCTCGTGACAGTTGCTGCTTTCCGGACTCCAAGTTTGTCTCCATCCTCTCCTAG